The DNA sequence ATTTATCGCTATCACCAGGCATTTGGAGAGTTTTTACGGGCAAAGCTACGCGAGCAGGGCGAGGATGCAGTGCGCTCGCTTCATCTGAAGGCAGCTAAAGCTTACGAAGCGTTTGGCAGTGGTGAAGAAAGTCTGCAGCATTATTTGAGCGCAAAAGCGTTTGAAGATGCCATCCGACTATTGACCGCGAAAGAGTATCGCTTCCACAGCTGGACGTATTTGCGGCAAATCCCTCTGGACGTATTATCACAGTGTAGGCCGCTTTTGTTTCAGCGGTTGTTTTATCATGTAGGCAACTTGGAGATAGAGGACATTCGCGAGATCATCCGTTTGACACTGCCACACCGAGACGACGACGGTCTGTGGAGTTTGTTTCAGTTGTACCGCTTCCTGCTCGGCGATGACATCGCCGATTTACCAACTGGATTGGATTGGATTGACGATCTGGAGCTGCTCGAATTGGATGCCGTCACCCGCGCGATTGTACTCGTTACGGGCGCGACGATTTTGTCGCTAAAAGATCACTATGCGACAGCGATGGATTGGCTCGGTCAAGCGATGCGCTTGGAGCGACAGGCGCCCAATCCGTATTTGCGCTATTTCATTTTGAGCAACCAGGCCCAGGTACTGGAAGCGATGGGTCTGCTATCGGATTGTCTGCCGCTGTACGAGGAAATGTTCCGGCTGTGCGAGCAACAGCCGATGCTTCATTCTGCGAGGGTATTCACCTGGATTGGTCTGATCGGCATCCAGTTGAAGAAAATGCAACTTGATCAGGCAGAAGAGGCTTTCACTGCGATTAGGCCGCTCTTGGAAAGCGGTAAACATCAGCTGCAAAGCGCCTACTTATACAACAAAATGGAGTTGTGCGCACTAAACGGCGATCGGGAGGGGGCGATCGCGTTGCTCCATGAACTGGATGCCTATCCACTCTTCCAAAACCCCACGTATCTCGCCTCTACGTTAAAGTATCTGCTCAGGTACAGTTTGCGCAATGTCGAGAGGGAAAACGCCGTATTGGAGCGGGTGGAAGGAGAGCATTCGGCGTCTACGGCTCGTTTGGAAGACCATCTAGTGTGCGCGCGGATTTGGGCCGCAAGAGGGGAACATCTGCGAGCGCTTGAACATCTTGACCAGTTATTACCCTACGCCCGAAAGTACGGGATTCGCACGATACTGGTAGAAGGGCTGCTGCTCAAGCTAACTGTTTTGTTAACTAATTCACGTCTTTCCGGAAAAGGGATTTTGCATGCCTTGCGGGAAGCGATTCACTACGGGTACGAGCACGAGCATCTAGCTCCGTTTTTTCTGGAAGCCGAGAAGATCCGACCTTATATTGGCGCACTGATAGAGGACCCCGACCAGGAGTTGAATTCGGGAGAAAAGCGATTTGCACAACGCATTCAGTCGATGATTGAATCTCAAGCAAGTTCGTGTACATCTGCATCGAGAGACACCGCCGGGCAAGAGACGACGGTACTCAGTGAGCGCGAGCTCGAGGTATTGCAGGTGCTGGCAACCGGTCGGACGAACAAAGAGATTGGGGCAGAGCTTTGCATCTCGCTGGGAACAGTGAAGTCCCATATCATTAATATTTATGCAAAGCTAGAGGTGTCCAATCGTGTATCAGCAGTTGAAAGAGGCAGAGAACTGGGGTTGCTGTGAAGATGATGGTGATATACTGGCTTGGTTAGATGGAATTGGAAACCAGCAGTAACCCAACATAGGCACAAGAGGACAGAATAACACTGTCCTCTCAGAACTTCGATTCTCGATATCCCGCATTAATTGTTTTCAAATCCCACGTTTACACCAACTACTCCCGCGTTGTCCCGGCCGCAACTTCCATATCCGTAAGATCTGCGATAGTTCCACTGCCTGCTGCAACAATGGAACCTTCCACATCCGCCTCACGCGACGGTGCCCCCGATGTGTCTCCGCCACTTCCCGGTGTGCCCCAACACTCTACGTTTTTCAGCCCGGGGATGTTGTCGACGTGGAAGACGGGGTCTTTTCCTGCTTTGCGTTGCCGCGTGTAATCTTGTAGGGCGGCGAAGGCGATTTTTCCGAGTAGCGCAATGGCGATTAAGTTCGTGACCGCCATCAACCCCATGAACAAGTCGGCCATGTTCCACACGAGCTCCACTTTCGCCACGGCGCCGAAAACGACCATGCCGATCGCGATGAAGCGATACAGAAACACCCACGTTTTGTCCTGCGTAATAAACTCGATATTCGTTTCCCCGTAATAGTAGTTTCCAATTAGTGAACTAAAGGCAAACAGCAGAATAGCGATCGCGACAAAGCTCGTCGCCCAAGAACCGACTTGTGCACTTAGCGCTTCTTGTGTCACGACGATGCCGTTCGTGGCCTCAACATCAAACTGTTGCCCGGAAAAAAGAATAATAAACGCCGTCGCACTACAAATTAACAAAGTATCTGCAAATACGCCAAGCGCCTGAATCAAGCCTTGCTTGACCGGGTGCGAAACTTCCGCTGTCGCCGCGGCGTTCGGGGCACTCCCCATCCCGCCTTCGTTGGAAAACAGCCCGCGTTTAATGCCGTTCATCAAGGCAGCGCCGACCGCTCCCCCAGCGACCTGTTCAAAACCGAAGGCGTGTTTGACAATCGTCGCAATGACGTCCGGAATGAGCGTAAAGTTTTTCATCATGACGTAAAGGGCGACGAGTACATAGCCGGTGGCCATAATCGGTACGATGACGCTGGACACTTTAGCGATCCGCTGCACCCCGCCGAAAATGATCAATCCGAAAAGCGCGGCGACGATGAGTCCCATCGTGAGCATGTCCGTATCGAACGCGTGTTGGAAGGCGTTCGTCATCGTGTTCGTCTGCACGGCGTTAAAGACGAAGCCGAAACACAAGGTAATCAATACGGCAAAAAGGATGCCCATCCAACGTGCATTTAACGCTTTTTCCATGTAATAGGCAGGACCACCGCGGTAACTGCTGCCGTCTTTTACTTTATAAATTTGTGCCAGCGTGCTTTCGACAAAACTGGAGGCCGCCCCGATCAGCGCGATAAGCCACATCCAAAAAACAGCCCCTGGTCCGCCGGCAGTAATTGCCAGGGCGACACCGCTTAGATTACCTGTGCCAACCCGTGAAGCAGTACTAATACAGAACGCTTGAAAAGAGGAAACACCCTTTTTCCCCTTTTTTCCTTTGGAAGGGCTATCACCTAATAACCGAAACATTTCCCCTAAGTATCTAAACTGAACAAATTTTGTTCGAATGGTAAAGTAAACACCTAGTACGAGCAGTAAACCGATCAACACATAAGTCCATAAGATCGTATTTCCGACGTCGGTGACGTTTTCCAGCACGGAAATGGCGCCTACTCCGAATCCTATAAAGAAATCGCTAATCCTTGTAATAACCTCTTCCATAACAACACTCCTTACTTAGAGAATTATCAAAAATTGCCTTAGTTAATGCGCGCTATTTACGTTCGCTAACAAGACATAGGGGACCACAAGACATAGGGGACTTTTTACATTAAGATTACTTTATCATACTTATTACAAAACGTTCAATAGGAGAATGCGATTCGCTTGGAATAGTGGATAAAAATATTAAATGTAGGAATGTTATTATATACTTGTTTAACGCTAAACGTTCTTAATGAATTTGTAACAGAGAATCCGTTGACGAGAGCTTGTATATGTAATAAATTGAGTGAGGAAAAACTATATATTGTGTTTGTATCGTAGTTTACCATCTATATATAGGGGTATTATCTTCCGATTTTTGTTGATCGCTTTGTGCGTTTCGGGCAATTTTATGCGTTTCGAAAAAATAATATATCAAAGCGTGTAAAGGATTTACTTACATCACGAGTTAATAGTGAATTAATAGTGGGTTAATAGTGAGTTAATAGTGAGTTAAACGGTGTGTGGTTAATGAGTTTAATAAGTGATATAGAGTGTGCTTTAACACGAGGGAGAGTGTCCAATGATGAATCAGACAGAGATCGCAACTGGCGATGAAAAAGTAGGGGTAGGAGTAGGAAAAAAAACTTATCGCACGTCAAGCATTCCCGCTTCAAGAAGACCTGTGACAAGTGGACCTGCGTCAAGTGAACCTATGACAAGTGGATCTGCGTCAAGTGAATCCGTGTCAAGTAGACCCACGTCAAATGGATCCGTGTTAGGTATTTCCGTCTCAAGTAGGCCCGCATCAAATAGATCTACGTCAAATTTTCCGGCGAAAATGGGCGCTGTGGCCAGTCGTCTAGTGCCGAGCGCGCAAGCTGAAGAAGTGTCAGCGTTAGAAACCGAAGGGGAAATGCCAACAGCCGAGAGTAGGGCTGACAGCCGTTTACTCGGTGCGTTTCGCGACATTTTGTTCGGCGGGAGCCACGATTTATTGCAGGAAAATGCCAACGTCGACGGACGTTCGCCGATGGGATTGATGGCGAAGCTGGCCGGGGAAGGGAGTAAGTTTTTTACGGAGGAGTACTTACTCAGTGACAACGTGCGGCGGGCGGTCGAAGACAACTTAATTTACATACATGACGCCGATTTTTTAGCGACGGGGACGACGACGTGCTGTCAAATCCCGCTCGGAAAACTGCTAGAGAACGGTTTTAATACAGGGCACGGGTTTATGCGTACGCCGCAAGATATAAAAAGCGCGCTGGCACTTGCGGCGATTATTTTACAAGCGAACCAAAACATGCAACACGGGGGACAGGCGTTCCCGATGTTTGATTACGATTTGGCGCCGTACGTCGAGCGGACGTTTCAAAAAAATTTGCGGCGCATCCAAAGCTACCCGACGACGTACACCGCAGAACAGGAAGTGGCCCGCGCGTGGGAGGAGACGGATCGCGACACATACCAGGCGTGTGAGGCGTTCATCCACAACGCGAACAGTATGCATTCCCGCGGTGGGGGACAAGTGCCGTTTATTTCCGTCAATTACGGGACGGATACGTCGCGGGAAGGGCGTATGCTCATAAAAAATTTGCTCTTGGCGACGCAAGCGGGGCTCGGAAAAGGGGAGACGCCGATCTTCCCGATTCAAGTGTTTAAACTGAAGGAAGGAGTCAATTTCAACCCGGGCGATCCGAATCACGATTTGTACGAGCTGGCGCTAGAGACGACGAGTCGTCGCCTCTTTCCGAACTTCAGTTTTTTAGATGCGCCGTTTAATGCGGCCTATAACGACGGGACACCGGAAAGTGAAGTAGCGTACATGGGTTGTCGCACGCGCGTGATGGGTAACTTGCACGGGGCAGAGACGAGCATCGGGCGTGGGAACTTATCCTTCACGTCGGTGAACTTAGTGAAAATCGCGCTCTTGAGCGACGATGTGCCGCAGTTTTTTGCCCGTTTGGACGAGGTGATCGCGGTCGTCGTGGAACAACTATTGGCGCGGTATAAGTTTCAATGCGCGAAGCGCGCCGCTAATTTCTCCTTTTTGTATTCGCAAGGTGTGTGGCGTGGTGGGGAAACGCTGGCGCCGGAGGAGACACTAGAAGAGGTGTTGAAGCAAGGGACACTTAGCATGGGCTTTATCGGGTTGGCCGAGGCGCTCGTAGCCCTGACGGGGGAACATCACGGTGAAAGCGAGGCGGCGTGGCAACTCGGGCAACAAATCGTACGGCACATGCGGCAGGCGATGGATGAAGCGACCGCTCGTTATCAGCTGAACTTTACGCTGTTAGCGACGCCAGCGGAAGGGCTGTCGGGGAAGTTTGTCGCGAAAGACAGGGAGGCGTTCGGCGACGTTCCGCGGGTGACGGATCGGAACTATTACACGAACAGCTTTCATATCCCGGTGTATTACCGCGTGAAGGCAATCGACAAGATCGAGCGGGAAGCGCCGTTTCACGCGTTGTGCAATGCCGGGCACATTACGTACATCGAATGTGACGGCAATTTGCGCCACAATACGGCGGCCGTCGACGCACTCGTGCGGGCGATGCACCGCACCGGGATCGGTTACGGTTCGATCAACCACCCGGTTGACCGCTGTAAACAGTGTGGGTATGACGGGACGATCGATAGTGCCTGTCCGGTTTGTCATACGTCTGACGAAGGGCAAATCGAGCGCATTCGCCGCATTACCGGTTACCTCGTCGGCGACCTTACCCGCTGGAACAATGCGAAGCGGAGCGAAGAACGAGAAAGGGTTAAGCATTCGTGAGAGTACTCGACATTTTACACGACTCGGTCGTTGACGGCACGGGCCTGCGGACAGTCGTCTTTTTCGCTGGCTGTCCGCACCATTGTCCCGGTTGCCACAATCCGCGCAGTTGGAACGTCGCTGGCGGGCGGGACATGACGCTCGCCGACGTGTTAGCGGAACTGGACGCGAACCGCTTGAACGATGTCACCTTTTCCGGAGGGGAGCCATTTTTGCAAGCGGCGGAAGTGAGTGAGTTGGCTGCCGCAGTAAAACAGCGGGGCAAAAATTTGTGGGTTTACACCGGTTATACGTTGGAGGAATTGTTGGCGGAAGGGGATCGGGCGCGGTTAAAGCTGCTGGCGCAGTGCGACGTGCTCGTCGACGGCCCTTTTGTACGCGCGGAACGCGACTTGTCACTCCCGTTCCGCGGCAGTCGCAATCAGCGCATTCTGCCGCGGCAGGAGTGGTGCGACCGCTTGCCGCGGCCGCTGTAACGTTGGTGACTTTTGGGGAGGTACGTGCCATTCAGGGTGGCTCGTGACGTACGAGTAGTGCGAGTGATGGATGGCGCGGTAGATCTAGGTGCCGCGTACCGCACGAGTAACGAGTGGCGCGGCATCATCCTTCCCTACACTTACTCGTCGGTAACTTCGACCGTAAATGAATCGATCGCTGTGCCACCGACTGTGACGTCGACGCGCCACACCCCTTTGTGTGGGAGGGGCTTGAGGTCCGTTTCCGGAGTCGTGGCAAACGTGCCGCGCTGCGACCCGTTTAACGCCGTCTTGCTAAGTCTGACCCGTTCTCCCGTGAGGCGGTGAGTGGCCGTCGCGATGAGTGTTTTGTTTGCGTACTGTTTGGACGGGTCATTGACGTACCATTTAAGCCCTGTCGCAGGCTCCTTCGTAATAAACGCGGTCGGAGTGAGACCGACTTTGTCCGGTACGCCGATCACATCGTCAGGAAAGATGACGTTGTGTGCAGCATCGGTTATGGCGACTGGTTCGCTTTCGCGCCATTCTGCTTCCGACTCTTTACTTTCGCCGACGTTGACGACTACTTTTTCTCCGCGAACATCTAATTCCCACTCGCCTGGGGTTGGGAATGAGAGCAGTCCTTCGTAAATCGTCTCTGGGACATTGTCCATGGCGCGTATGACACTGCCGCCCTTCGTTAATGAAAACGTCGCTCTTTGGTCGTTGTTAAGCGAACGGGCGCGGATGTCGAGCGCCTTTTCTTTTTGTTCACCACTGGCGAACAGAGTGGCATGTATCTTGCCGACTTTGACGTCGTCCCGGGAAACAGAGAAGTAGGACGATTTCGTGCGGATAAAGTCGTCTTTTACATTGACGACGAAAGAGGCGAAGTGGGTGCCGTCGATGTTGATGTCAATGCGCCATAACCCTTTGCGCGGGAAGGGTGCAAAGGTGGTTAATGCGTGGGCGTCTTCGCCGTACAGTCCGTTCGTTAATTCGGAGCGGTCAAGGGTGAATGCTTCTCCCGTTTCCTCGTGGACAGCTGTGGCGAGGAGTTGTTTGCCGACTAGTTTTTTGCTGTCGCCCCACACATACCAGAACATTTTTGCAACCGTTTCCGACGCGCCTGCGACGATGGAAACATCGCCGTTATCGAGAAAACCGACCTTACCTTCGATCCCTCTCACGCCTTTCGGATAGACGACAGAGCCGTCTTTGTCCAACAGGTCGAAGCGTGGGCTGACTTTCCATCCATGGCGCGAACTAACATCGACAACTGTTTTCTCGCCGAGTACCTCAAGCTGCCATTTGCCCGGCGTGTCGAACAGGAAGGTGCCGCTATAGCTACCGTCCTCACTGGTAAATTTAAACGTCCTTTGTTTTTTACGCTCGTTTAGCGGAAAAGCGCGCACGTCGAGTGCCTTTTGCTTGTCCGGTTGACTCGGTACGTCTAACCAGACGCGAAGCGGCTTGTAGACGACGAGATCGTCCGGCGAGATGTCGAAGGTGGCCGTTTTTGTCTTGACGTATCCTTCTTTCACACGGACGACGATGGAATCGAAGTAGTTTCCGTCAAGAGTCACGTCGATGCGCCACAGCCCTTTCTCCGTTAACGGAGCGAACGATGTGAGCGCGCTTGCATCTTCACCGTAGATTCCGGACTCTAGCTTCGATTTGTCGAGGGTGATTTTTTTTCCGCTTTCTTGGTGTACGGCAGTGGCGACAAGCTGTTTACCGACAAGTTTGTCTGCGTCGCCCCACACGTACCAAAACATTTTCGCGACAGTTTCTTGGACATTAGCGATAAACGGCGTACCGCCGTCTTCGCGGAAACCAATTTTTCCTTTCACGCCTCGGACGCCACTCGGAAAGACGAGGGAGCCGTCTTTGTCGTACAAGTCGAAGAGCGGGCTCTCTTGCCACGGCACGTCGATCTGCACTGGTTTTTTCTCTTCCCGAGCGTCCGTAGCATTTGCCGGTTCGTTGGAGTCGGCTGTTTGCTCGGCGCCACTTTTTTGCTCTGCTGTCGAGGGCGCAGTGGGGGAGGATTCTTCTTGGCCCATCGGCCCAGGTAGTGCCCCCCAACCTTTAACTACGATCGCGAACAGACAAGTAGCGGCTAGCGCGACCGCGATGTGGCGCCACGTGCGCTTTCGCTTGAGTTGCCTCTCCGCGCGACTGTTGGCGCGCCGCAAGGTGTGTAAGATGCGCTCACTCGCCTCTGGGGTCAGTGGTTCGCGCGATAATTGTTTGACTTGATTGAAGAGTTCATCCGTGTTTTCTGGCAACATGACTATTTACTCCTCCTTCCATGTGATCATATGCTTGGCGTAGCGCTTTCAGCGCACGGTGTAGGGTGACGTTGACGCGCGTTTTGCTCCAACCGAGAATGTCGGCTGTCTCTTGCGGTGTAAACTCCTCCAGTGCGCGCAGTAGCAGGACTTCGCGGTGGGGGCGCTTTAACGTGCGGATCGCTGCGTACAGTTCAGCCTGCCCTTCCTGTGCGGACAGGACGTCTTCC is a window from the Numidum massiliense genome containing:
- a CDS encoding alanine/glycine:cation symporter family protein — protein: MEEVITRISDFFIGFGVGAISVLENVTDVGNTILWTYVLIGLLLVLGVYFTIRTKFVQFRYLGEMFRLLGDSPSKGKKGKKGVSSFQAFCISTASRVGTGNLSGVALAITAGGPGAVFWMWLIALIGAASSFVESTLAQIYKVKDGSSYRGGPAYYMEKALNARWMGILFAVLITLCFGFVFNAVQTNTMTNAFQHAFDTDMLTMGLIVAALFGLIIFGGVQRIAKVSSVIVPIMATGYVLVALYVMMKNFTLIPDVIATIVKHAFGFEQVAGGAVGAALMNGIKRGLFSNEGGMGSAPNAAATAEVSHPVKQGLIQALGVFADTLLICSATAFIILFSGQQFDVEATNGIVVTQEALSAQVGSWATSFVAIAILLFAFSSLIGNYYYGETNIEFITQDKTWVFLYRFIAIGMVVFGAVAKVELVWNMADLFMGLMAVTNLIAIALLGKIAFAALQDYTRQRKAGKDPVFHVDNIPGLKNVECWGTPGSGGDTSGAPSREADVEGSIVAAGSGTIADLTDMEVAAGTTRE
- the nrdG gene encoding anaerobic ribonucleoside-triphosphate reductase activating protein, with protein sequence MRVLDILHDSVVDGTGLRTVVFFAGCPHHCPGCHNPRSWNVAGGRDMTLADVLAELDANRLNDVTFSGGEPFLQAAEVSELAAAVKQRGKNLWVYTGYTLEELLAEGDRARLKLLAQCDVLVDGPFVRAERDLSLPFRGSRNQRILPRQEWCDRLPRPL
- a CDS encoding LuxR C-terminal-related transcriptional regulator encodes the protein MGRFQLLAAKLKAPAPRKRYIPRPRLYQKLDRLLDHKVTVVQGSAGSGKTTLLTTYMRERPNLEWRWITLDETNNDVRSFWAYMLKALQDQLGQEPEQLEPLFDALSQQPNVEHLLVLFVNRLEECGASGIIVLDDFHVLHHPLLLESLTFFIKYSPDAIRLVLLTRETPTLYLGELVMAGKYLEIGEQELVFSRAEADVFLSQTLGLTLTSSATDRLYAWSEGWVGGLQLSAIALGQRTQTWSGSTSALNKYMTDYLSNEILLSVSGREKQFMLQTSVLTYFHETICNRMLGINDAGDVIAQLVKKHLFVITVDEDEGIYRYHQAFGEFLRAKLREQGEDAVRSLHLKAAKAYEAFGSGEESLQHYLSAKAFEDAIRLLTAKEYRFHSWTYLRQIPLDVLSQCRPLLFQRLFYHVGNLEIEDIREIIRLTLPHRDDDGLWSLFQLYRFLLGDDIADLPTGLDWIDDLELLELDAVTRAIVLVTGATILSLKDHYATAMDWLGQAMRLERQAPNPYLRYFILSNQAQVLEAMGLLSDCLPLYEEMFRLCEQQPMLHSARVFTWIGLIGIQLKKMQLDQAEEAFTAIRPLLESGKHQLQSAYLYNKMELCALNGDREGAIALLHELDAYPLFQNPTYLASTLKYLLRYSLRNVERENAVLERVEGEHSASTARLEDHLVCARIWAARGEHLRALEHLDQLLPYARKYGIRTILVEGLLLKLTVLLTNSRLSGKGILHALREAIHYGYEHEHLAPFFLEAEKIRPYIGALIEDPDQELNSGEKRFAQRIQSMIESQASSCTSASRDTAGQETTVLSERELEVLQVLATGRTNKEIGAELCISLGTVKSHIINIYAKLEVSNRVSAVERGRELGLL
- a CDS encoding anaerobic ribonucleoside triphosphate reductase, whose translation is MPTAESRADSRLLGAFRDILFGGSHDLLQENANVDGRSPMGLMAKLAGEGSKFFTEEYLLSDNVRRAVEDNLIYIHDADFLATGTTTCCQIPLGKLLENGFNTGHGFMRTPQDIKSALALAAIILQANQNMQHGGQAFPMFDYDLAPYVERTFQKNLRRIQSYPTTYTAEQEVARAWEETDRDTYQACEAFIHNANSMHSRGGGQVPFISVNYGTDTSREGRMLIKNLLLATQAGLGKGETPIFPIQVFKLKEGVNFNPGDPNHDLYELALETTSRRLFPNFSFLDAPFNAAYNDGTPESEVAYMGCRTRVMGNLHGAETSIGRGNLSFTSVNLVKIALLSDDVPQFFARLDEVIAVVVEQLLARYKFQCAKRAANFSFLYSQGVWRGGETLAPEETLEEVLKQGTLSMGFIGLAEALVALTGEHHGESEAAWQLGQQIVRHMRQAMDEATARYQLNFTLLATPAEGLSGKFVAKDREAFGDVPRVTDRNYYTNSFHIPVYYRVKAIDKIEREAPFHALCNAGHITYIECDGNLRHNTAAVDALVRAMHRTGIGYGSINHPVDRCKQCGYDGTIDSACPVCHTSDEGQIERIRRITGYLVGDLTRWNNAKRSEERERVKHS